The following proteins are encoded in a genomic region of Sphingopyxis sp. YF1:
- a CDS encoding NAD(P)H-dependent oxidoreductase subunit E — translation MADAPQIPNEAEVRARWGAFVWTAENADKAKTVIARYPAGRQRSAVMPLLDLAQRQVGAETQTQGWLPVPVIEYVAAQLDMPFIRAYEVATFYTMYNLVPVGRYHVQVCGTTPCLLRGSDDVMAACKNRGMVKGKTTPDGLFTLTEVECMGTCTNAPMVQINDDNFEDLDFDSMSRILDELAAGKAPKAGTQNAKRHTSDPEGGPTTLKDMVETNHDYRKDW, via the coding sequence ATGGCCGACGCACCGCAAATTCCCAATGAGGCCGAAGTCCGTGCGCGCTGGGGCGCGTTTGTCTGGACTGCCGAGAACGCCGATAAGGCGAAGACCGTGATCGCGCGCTATCCCGCGGGGCGCCAGCGGTCGGCGGTGATGCCGTTGCTCGACCTCGCGCAGCGTCAGGTCGGCGCCGAAACGCAGACGCAGGGCTGGCTGCCCGTGCCGGTGATCGAATATGTCGCGGCGCAGCTCGATATGCCCTTCATCCGCGCCTATGAGGTCGCGACCTTCTACACCATGTACAACCTCGTCCCCGTCGGCCGCTATCATGTGCAGGTGTGCGGGACGACGCCGTGCCTGCTGCGCGGGTCGGACGACGTCATGGCGGCGTGCAAGAACCGCGGGATGGTCAAGGGCAAGACGACGCCCGACGGGCTGTTCACGCTGACCGAGGTCGAGTGCATGGGCACCTGCACCAATGCGCCGATGGTCCAGATCAACGACGATAATTTCGAGGATCTGGATTTCGACAGCATGTCGCGCATCCTCGACGAGCTTGCCGCGGGCAAGGCGCCCAAGGCGGGAACGCAGAATGCGAAGCGCCACACGAGCGACCCCGAAGGCGGTCCGACGACGCTGAAGGACATGGTCGAGACCAATCACGATTACCGGAAGGACTGGTGA
- the nuoF gene encoding NADH-quinone oxidoreductase subunit NuoF yields MLADKDRIFTNLYGFQPWNLKSAQMRGDWDKTKDLMKRGQDAIIEEIKASGLRGRGGAGFPTGLKWSFMPKEPRADRPSFLVINADESEPGSCKDREIIRHDPHKLIEGALIAGFAMRARAAYIYIRGEFIREAETLFAAVQEAYDAGLLGKNAAKSGYDFDVFVHRGAGAYICGEETAMIESLEGKKGQPRLKPPFPAGAGLYGCPTTVNNVESIAVVPTILRRGAPWFASFGRENNKGTKLFQISGHVNTPCVVEEEMGITFRELIDKHCGGIRGGWDNLLAVIPGGSSVPLVPAAEIMDAPMDFDGLKAVGSGLGTAAAIVMDKSTDVVQAISRISYFYKHESCGQCTPCREGTGWMWRVMERLRTGDAAIEEIDTLFDVTKQVEGHTICALGDAAAWPIQGLIKHFRPELERRIRENGGALEAAE; encoded by the coding sequence ATGCTCGCCGACAAGGATCGTATCTTCACCAATCTCTACGGTTTTCAGCCGTGGAACCTCAAATCCGCGCAGATGCGCGGCGATTGGGACAAGACCAAGGATTTGATGAAGCGCGGCCAGGACGCGATCATCGAGGAGATCAAGGCGTCGGGCCTGCGCGGCCGCGGCGGCGCGGGTTTCCCGACGGGGCTCAAATGGTCGTTCATGCCGAAGGAGCCGCGCGCCGACCGCCCGAGCTTCCTCGTCATCAACGCCGACGAATCGGAGCCGGGGTCGTGCAAGGACCGCGAAATCATCCGCCACGATCCGCACAAGCTGATCGAAGGCGCGCTGATCGCGGGTTTTGCGATGCGCGCGCGCGCAGCGTACATCTATATCCGCGGCGAGTTCATCCGCGAGGCCGAGACATTGTTCGCGGCGGTGCAGGAGGCGTATGACGCCGGCCTGCTCGGCAAGAATGCCGCCAAGTCGGGCTATGACTTCGACGTTTTCGTCCACCGCGGCGCCGGCGCCTATATCTGCGGCGAAGAAACCGCGATGATCGAAAGTCTCGAGGGCAAGAAGGGCCAGCCGCGCCTCAAACCGCCGTTCCCGGCGGGCGCGGGCCTTTACGGCTGTCCGACGACGGTCAACAATGTCGAGAGCATCGCGGTCGTCCCGACGATCCTGCGCCGCGGCGCGCCGTGGTTCGCTTCCTTCGGGCGCGAGAACAACAAGGGCACGAAGCTTTTCCAGATCAGCGGCCACGTCAACACGCCGTGCGTCGTCGAGGAAGAGATGGGCATCACCTTCCGCGAGCTGATCGACAAGCACTGCGGCGGCATCCGCGGCGGCTGGGACAATCTGCTCGCGGTCATCCCCGGCGGTTCGTCAGTTCCGCTGGTTCCCGCGGCCGAGATCATGGATGCGCCGATGGACTTCGACGGGCTGAAGGCCGTCGGCTCGGGCCTCGGTACCGCTGCCGCGATCGTGATGGACAAGTCGACTGATGTCGTCCAGGCGATCAGCCGCATCAGTTATTTCTACAAGCATGAAAGCTGCGGCCAGTGCACCCCCTGCCGCGAGGGCACCGGCTGGATGTGGCGCGTGATGGAGCGGTTGCGCACCGGCGACGCCGCGATCGAGGAAATCGACACGCTGTTCGATGTTACGAAGCAGGTCGAGGGCCACACCATCTGCGCACTCGGCGACGCCGCGGCGTGGCCGATTCAGGGCCTGATCAAGCATTTCCGCCCCGAACTCGAGCGCCGTATCCGCGAAAACGGCGGCGCGCTGGAGGCGGCTGAGTGA
- the nuoG gene encoding NADH-quinone oxidoreductase subunit NuoG, with the protein MPKVIVDGVELDVPQGATVLQACEMAGKEIPRFCYHERLSIAGNCRMCLVEVSPGPPKPQASCALPTAEGQVIKTDSPMVRKAREGVMEFLLINHPLDCPICDQGGECDLQDQSVAYGRGATRYDENKRAVTEKYMGPIVKTVMTRCIQCTRCVRFAEEVAGVEDIGAIYRGENMQITSYLERAVASELSGNVVDLCPVGALTSKPYAFEARPWELTKTLGIDMMDAVGTNVRIDARGRQVLRVLPRVNDDVNEEWASDKTRHHVDGLTRRRLDRPFVRKDGQLVEASWAEAFAAINAVNAGSSVAAIAGDMADCETMFAAKALVNALGGTLLEGRQTGLDYDVTSLSAVNFNTTIAEAENADVILLVGTNLRWEAPLINTRVRKAVWKKGAKVFAIGPETDLTYKVEWLGDDASLVTKLPKHVTDALKGAERPMLVFGGGALSVPGVHGAGLALAKSVDAIKDDWNGFNVVHFSAARMGALMLGYGLPGGIRDVVAAKPKLAFFLGADEVDFTAFASTLKVYVGHHGDKGAHAADVILPAAAWTEKDFITVNTEGRVQRSEKAVFAPGDAREDWSIFRALADALGVSVGFDSFAECRAAMIAAVPALGVEGLADYGWAPPKLPAKPEARAIPSPVKDFYLTNAICRASPTMQRCSDELIHGVDFAEAAE; encoded by the coding sequence ATGCCTAAAGTTATCGTAGATGGTGTAGAACTCGACGTTCCGCAGGGCGCGACCGTCCTGCAGGCGTGCGAGATGGCGGGGAAGGAAATCCCGCGCTTCTGCTACCATGAACGCCTGTCGATCGCCGGAAATTGCCGCATGTGCCTTGTCGAAGTGTCGCCGGGGCCGCCGAAGCCGCAGGCGTCGTGCGCGCTGCCGACCGCCGAAGGGCAGGTGATCAAGACCGACAGTCCGATGGTCAGGAAGGCGCGTGAAGGGGTGATGGAGTTCCTCCTCATCAACCACCCGCTCGACTGCCCAATTTGCGACCAGGGCGGCGAATGCGATCTGCAGGACCAGTCGGTCGCCTATGGCCGCGGCGCGACGCGCTACGATGAGAACAAGCGCGCCGTCACCGAGAAATATATGGGTCCGATCGTCAAGACGGTGATGACCCGCTGCATCCAGTGCACGCGTTGCGTCCGCTTTGCGGAGGAAGTCGCCGGTGTCGAGGACATCGGCGCGATCTATCGCGGCGAGAATATGCAGATCACCTCTTATCTTGAGCGCGCTGTCGCGAGCGAGCTGTCGGGCAATGTCGTCGACCTCTGCCCCGTCGGCGCGCTAACCAGTAAGCCGTATGCGTTCGAAGCGCGACCATGGGAACTGACCAAGACGCTCGGCATCGACATGATGGACGCTGTCGGCACCAATGTGCGCATCGACGCGCGCGGGCGCCAGGTGCTGCGCGTGCTGCCGCGCGTCAACGATGACGTGAACGAGGAATGGGCCAGCGACAAGACGCGCCACCATGTCGATGGCCTGACCCGCCGCCGCCTCGACCGGCCCTTCGTGCGCAAGGACGGCCAGCTCGTCGAGGCGAGCTGGGCCGAGGCTTTCGCGGCGATCAACGCGGTCAATGCCGGATCGTCGGTCGCCGCGATCGCGGGCGACATGGCCGACTGCGAGACGATGTTTGCCGCAAAGGCGCTGGTCAATGCGCTCGGCGGCACGCTGCTCGAAGGGCGCCAGACCGGGCTCGACTATGACGTCACCAGCCTGTCGGCGGTCAATTTCAACACCACGATCGCCGAGGCCGAAAATGCCGATGTGATCCTGCTCGTCGGCACCAACCTGCGCTGGGAAGCGCCGCTGATCAACACGCGCGTCCGCAAGGCGGTGTGGAAGAAGGGCGCGAAGGTCTTCGCGATCGGCCCCGAAACCGACCTGACCTACAAGGTCGAATGGCTCGGCGACGATGCCTCGCTGGTGACGAAGCTGCCGAAGCATGTGACGGACGCGCTGAAGGGCGCCGAACGGCCGATGCTGGTCTTCGGCGGCGGCGCCTTGTCGGTGCCCGGCGTCCATGGCGCCGGCCTCGCGCTCGCCAAGAGCGTCGATGCGATCAAGGATGACTGGAACGGCTTCAACGTCGTCCATTTCTCGGCCGCGCGCATGGGCGCGCTGATGCTCGGTTACGGGCTGCCCGGCGGAATCAGGGATGTGGTCGCGGCGAAGCCCAAGCTCGCCTTCTTCCTCGGCGCCGACGAGGTTGATTTCACTGCCTTCGCCAGCACGCTCAAAGTCTATGTCGGTCATCATGGCGACAAGGGCGCGCACGCTGCCGACGTCATCCTGCCCGCCGCGGCGTGGACCGAGAAGGACTTCATCACGGTCAACACCGAGGGCCGCGTCCAGCGCAGCGAGAAGGCGGTGTTCGCACCCGGCGACGCGCGCGAGGACTGGAGCATTTTTAGAGCCTTGGCCGACGCGCTCGGTGTATCGGTCGGTTTCGACAGCTTCGCCGAATGCCGCGCGGCGATGATTGCTGCGGTTCCGGCGCTGGGTGTGGAGGGGCTCGCCGATTATGGCTGGGCGCCGCCGAAGCTTCCGGCCAAGCCCGAGGCGCGAGCGATCCCGTCGCCGGTCAAGGATTTCTATCTCACCAACGCCATCTGCCGCGCATCGCCGACGATGCAGCGCTGCTCGGACGAGCTGATCCACGGCGTCGACTTTGCGGAGGCCGCGGAATGA
- the nuoI gene encoding NADH-quinone oxidoreductase subunit NuoI: MSNIAHLVKSFTLWEFVKAHALTLKYFFKPKATINYPFEKNPLSPRFRGEHALRRYPNGEERCIACKLCEAVCPAQAITIEAEPRDDGSRRTTRYDIDMTKCIYCGFCQEACPVDAIVEGPNFEFATETREELLYDKTKLLANGDKWERAIAANLAADAPYR, translated from the coding sequence ATGAGTAACATCGCCCATCTCGTCAAAAGCTTCACCTTGTGGGAATTTGTGAAGGCGCACGCCCTCACGCTGAAATATTTCTTCAAGCCCAAGGCGACGATCAACTATCCGTTCGAGAAGAACCCGCTCAGCCCGCGCTTTCGCGGCGAGCATGCGCTGCGCCGTTATCCGAACGGCGAGGAGCGCTGCATCGCGTGCAAGCTGTGCGAAGCGGTGTGCCCGGCGCAGGCGATCACGATCGAGGCCGAGCCCCGCGACGACGGCAGCCGCCGCACGACGCGCTACGACATCGACATGACCAAGTGCATCTATTGCGGCTTCTGTCAGGAGGCGTGCCCGGTCGATGCGATCGTCGAGGGGCCGAACTTCGAATTCGCGACCGAAACGCGCGAGGAACTGCTCTATGACAAGACCAAGCTGCTCGCCAACGGCGACAAATGGGAACGCGCGATCGCGGCGAATCTTGCCGCCGACGCGCCCTATCGCTAG
- a CDS encoding NADH-quinone oxidoreductase subunit J — MIQLVAFYLFATLVIASGAMVIFARNPVHSVMWLILAFFNAAGLMLLAGAEFIAMLLVIVYVGAVAVLFLFVVMMLDIDFAELRAGFVRYLPLGALVAIILVAELIFAIGAWSAGGIDLAARAAPVVSDKSNIQQIGELLYTKYIFLFEAAGIVLLVAMIGAIVLTHRQRGGVRTQNISAQNRRRPDEATRLVDPGVGQGVEL; from the coding sequence ATGATTCAACTGGTCGCCTTTTACCTGTTCGCCACGCTCGTCATCGCTTCGGGCGCGATGGTGATTTTCGCGCGCAACCCGGTCCACAGCGTGATGTGGCTGATCCTCGCCTTCTTCAACGCGGCGGGGCTGATGCTGCTCGCGGGGGCCGAGTTCATCGCGATGCTGCTGGTCATCGTCTATGTCGGCGCGGTCGCGGTGCTGTTCCTGTTCGTGGTGATGATGCTCGACATCGATTTTGCCGAACTGCGCGCCGGTTTCGTGCGCTATCTGCCGCTCGGCGCGCTCGTTGCGATCATCCTTGTCGCCGAGCTGATCTTTGCGATCGGTGCCTGGAGCGCGGGCGGGATCGACCTTGCCGCGCGCGCCGCGCCGGTGGTGTCCGACAAGAGCAACATCCAGCAGATCGGCGAACTGCTCTACACGAAGTATATCTTCCTGTTCGAGGCAGCGGGCATCGTCCTGCTCGTCGCGATGATCGGCGCGATCGTGCTGACGCATCGCCAGCGCGGCGGGGTGCGCACGCAGAATATTTCGGCGCAGAACCGGCGCCGTCCGGACGAGGCGACGCGCCTTGTCGACCCGGGCGTTGGGCAGGGGGTTGAGCTGTGA
- the nuoH gene encoding NADH-quinone oxidoreductase subunit NuoH, whose amino-acid sequence MTETFISWGMDPTWAWGVATIAGILLIALPLMLAVAMIIYADRKIWAAIALRRGPNVVGPFGLLQSFADGLKVFLQETIIPSGANRGLFLIAPIITFTVALLAWAVIPFNSGAVLADINVGLLYILAISSLGVYGVILSGWASNSKYPFFSAMRASAQMISYEVSIGFILIGVVLYAGSFNMNEIIKAQEGFGFGFVNAFGFNLLLFPLAVMFLISSLAETARAPFDLTEAESELVAGYQTEYSSMSFALFWLGEYANVLLMCTLNAILFWGGWLPPLNVDLIPWFDIPGIVWLFAKILFFFFVFSWVKATVPRYRYDQLMRLGWKVFLPISLLWIFLISGWLMLTRYS is encoded by the coding sequence ATGACCGAGACCTTCATTTCCTGGGGCATGGACCCGACCTGGGCGTGGGGCGTCGCGACGATCGCGGGAATCCTGCTGATCGCGCTGCCGCTGATGCTCGCAGTGGCGATGATCATCTATGCCGATCGCAAGATCTGGGCGGCGATCGCGCTGCGCCGCGGCCCGAACGTCGTCGGTCCTTTCGGCCTGCTCCAGTCGTTCGCCGACGGCCTCAAGGTATTCCTGCAGGAAACGATCATCCCGTCGGGTGCGAACCGCGGGCTGTTCCTGATCGCGCCGATCATCACCTTCACCGTCGCGCTGCTCGCCTGGGCGGTGATCCCGTTCAATTCGGGCGCGGTGCTCGCCGACATCAACGTCGGGTTGCTCTACATCCTCGCGATTTCGTCGCTCGGCGTCTATGGCGTGATCCTGTCGGGCTGGGCGTCGAACTCGAAATATCCCTTCTTCTCGGCGATGCGCGCCTCGGCGCAGATGATCAGCTATGAAGTGTCGATCGGTTTCATCCTGATCGGCGTCGTGCTTTATGCCGGCAGCTTCAACATGAACGAGATCATCAAGGCGCAGGAAGGCTTCGGCTTCGGCTTCGTGAACGCGTTCGGCTTCAACCTGCTGCTCTTCCCGCTCGCGGTGATGTTCCTGATCTCGTCGCTCGCCGAAACCGCACGCGCGCCGTTCGACCTGACCGAAGCGGAATCGGAGCTGGTCGCGGGCTACCAGACTGAATATTCGTCGATGAGCTTCGCGCTCTTCTGGCTCGGCGAATATGCCAACGTGCTGCTGATGTGCACGCTCAACGCCATCCTGTTCTGGGGTGGCTGGCTGCCGCCGCTCAACGTCGATCTGATCCCGTGGTTCGACATCCCGGGCATCGTGTGGCTGTTCGCGAAGATCCTCTTCTTCTTCTTCGTCTTCAGCTGGGTCAAAGCGACCGTCCCGCGCTACCGTTACGACCAGTTGATGCGGCTGGGCTGGAAGGTATTCCTGCCGATCTCGCTTCTTTGGATTTTCCTGATCTCCGGCTGGCTGATGCTGACGAGGTATTCATGA
- the nuoK gene encoding NADH-quinone oxidoreductase subunit NuoK has translation MISVGHYLAVSAVLFTLGVLGIFINRKNIIVILMAVELILLAVNINLVAFSAALGDLVGQVFSMFVLTVAAGEAAIGLAIIVIYFRGRGTIAVDDANRMKG, from the coding sequence GTGATTTCGGTCGGCCATTATCTCGCCGTTTCGGCGGTGCTGTTCACGCTCGGCGTGCTCGGCATCTTCATCAACCGCAAGAATATCATCGTCATCCTGATGGCGGTCGAACTGATCCTGCTCGCGGTGAACATCAATCTCGTCGCGTTCAGCGCCGCGCTCGGCGACCTCGTCGGGCAGGTCTTCTCGATGTTCGTGCTCACGGTCGCCGCGGGTGAAGCGGCGATCGGGCTCGCGATCATCGTCATCTATTTCCGCGGCCGCGGCACCATTGCCGTCGACGATGCCAACCGGATGAAGGGGTAA
- the nuoL gene encoding NADH-quinone oxidoreductase subunit L, protein MIQAIVFLPLLAALVAGLGQRFISKTAAKLVTTGGLFASCALSWPIFLSFVTGTGEAEVVTVLHWVSSGALQFNWELRVDTLTAVMLVVITTVSALVHLYSWGYMEEDPDQPRFFAYLSLFTFAMLMLVTANNLVQMFFGWEGVGLASYLLIGFWYKKPSANAAAIKAFVVNRVGDLGFMLGIFGTFLVFGTVSIPAILDAAPGMAGSSITFLGMRLDTMTILCLLLFIGAMGKSAQLGLHTWLPDAMEGPTPVSALIHAATMVTAGVFMVCRLSPMFETAPIALGVVTFVGAATCFFAATVGTTQWDIKRVIAYSTCSQLGYMFFAAGVGAYGAAMFHLFTHAFFKALLFLGAGSVIHSMHHEQDMRYYGGLRKHIPITFWAMMAGTLAITGVGIAGVAGFAGFHSKDGILEAAFAAGGGGQIAFWVGIFAALLTSFYSWRLVFLTFYGKPRWEQSEHVQHAVHDDHGHDGHAHNDHAHHGDAHSDGTAGYHPHESPMSMLVPLVLLSVGAIFAGFVFAHPFIYPEEGMAFWKGSMLAFDEHLMHAAHEVPTWVKWTPFTVMAIGLFLAWNSYIRNTTLPARFVAQFKLLHQFLYNKWYFDELYNVIFVKPAFAIGRFFWKRGDEQTIDRFGPDGAATLVQGGTRLAVRLQSGYVYGYAFVMLLGLVGLASWAMVNFL, encoded by the coding sequence GTGATTCAGGCGATCGTTTTCCTGCCGCTGCTGGCGGCCCTCGTCGCTGGTCTCGGCCAGCGCTTCATCAGCAAGACCGCCGCGAAGCTGGTCACCACCGGCGGGCTGTTCGCGAGTTGCGCGCTCAGCTGGCCGATTTTCCTGTCCTTCGTGACGGGCACCGGCGAGGCCGAGGTCGTGACCGTGCTGCACTGGGTCAGCTCGGGCGCGCTCCAGTTCAACTGGGAACTGCGCGTCGACACGCTGACCGCGGTGATGCTTGTCGTGATCACCACCGTTTCGGCGCTCGTACATCTGTATAGCTGGGGCTATATGGAGGAAGACCCGGACCAGCCGCGCTTCTTCGCCTATCTGTCGCTCTTCACTTTCGCGATGCTGATGCTCGTGACCGCGAACAACCTCGTCCAGATGTTCTTCGGCTGGGAAGGCGTCGGTCTCGCATCCTATCTGCTCATCGGTTTCTGGTACAAGAAACCGAGCGCAAACGCCGCCGCGATCAAGGCTTTCGTCGTCAACCGCGTCGGCGACTTGGGCTTCATGCTCGGCATTTTCGGCACCTTCCTTGTATTCGGCACCGTCTCGATCCCCGCGATCCTCGACGCCGCGCCGGGCATGGCGGGCTCGTCGATTACCTTCCTCGGCATGCGCCTCGACACGATGACGATCCTCTGCCTGCTGCTGTTCATCGGCGCGATGGGCAAGTCGGCGCAGCTCGGGCTGCACACGTGGCTTCCCGATGCGATGGAAGGCCCGACCCCGGTGTCGGCGCTGATCCACGCCGCGACGATGGTCACCGCGGGTGTCTTCATGGTGTGCCGCCTGTCGCCGATGTTCGAAACCGCGCCGATCGCGCTCGGCGTCGTCACCTTCGTCGGCGCCGCGACCTGCTTCTTCGCCGCGACGGTCGGCACGACGCAGTGGGACATCAAGCGCGTCATCGCCTATTCGACCTGCTCGCAGCTCGGCTACATGTTCTTCGCCGCGGGCGTCGGCGCCTATGGCGCGGCGATGTTCCACCTGTTCACGCACGCCTTCTTCAAGGCCTTGCTGTTCCTCGGCGCCGGTTCGGTCATCCATTCGATGCACCACGAACAGGACATGCGCTATTACGGCGGCCTGCGTAAGCACATCCCGATCACCTTCTGGGCGATGATGGCGGGCACGCTGGCGATCACCGGCGTCGGGATCGCCGGCGTCGCGGGCTTCGCAGGTTTCCATTCGAAGGACGGCATCCTTGAGGCGGCGTTCGCTGCCGGCGGTGGCGGCCAGATCGCCTTCTGGGTCGGCATCTTCGCCGCGCTGCTGACGAGCTTCTATTCGTGGCGCCTCGTCTTCCTGACTTTCTACGGCAAGCCGCGCTGGGAGCAGAGCGAGCATGTCCAGCATGCGGTGCACGACGATCATGGCCACGACGGCCATGCGCATAATGATCATGCACATCACGGCGACGCGCATAGTGACGGCACGGCGGGCTATCATCCACACGAAAGCCCGATGTCGATGCTTGTCCCGCTGGTGCTGCTGTCGGTCGGTGCGATCTTCGCCGGTTTCGTCTTCGCGCACCCGTTCATCTATCCCGAAGAAGGCATGGCCTTCTGGAAGGGAAGCATGCTGGCGTTCGACGAACATCTGATGCACGCCGCACACGAGGTGCCGACCTGGGTCAAGTGGACGCCGTTCACGGTGATGGCGATCGGCCTGTTCCTCGCGTGGAACAGCTATATCCGCAACACGACCTTGCCGGCGCGCTTTGTGGCGCAGTTCAAGCTGCTCCACCAGTTCCTCTACAACAAATGGTATTTCGACGAGCTGTACAACGTGATCTTCGTCAAGCCCGCCTTCGCCATCGGCCGCTTCTTCTGGAAGCGCGGCGATGAACAGACCATCGACCGCTTCGGCCCCGATGGTGCGGCGACGCTCGTTCAGGGAGGCACGCGTCTCGCGGTGCGGCTGCAATCGGGTTATGTTTATGGATATGCGTTCGTGATGCTGCTCGGTCTTGTCGGCCTCGCCAGCTGGGCCATGGTGAATTTCCTGTGA
- a CDS encoding NADH-quinone oxidoreductase subunit M, with translation MGLLSLMLAVPTVAAIVCLFVGDKPARWVALGATLIDLALGILLWTRFDIGGAQWQFVERADLFGRFQWALGIDGIALMLIMLSVFLMPLCILASWDAIKQRVSLYMAMFLIMEVVMIGVFMAQDLLLFYIFFEAGLIPMYFIIGIWGGANRKYAAFKFFLYTLLGSVLMLIAIIAMIAEAGTTDIPTLLSYNFPPEMQTWLWLAFFASLAVKMPMWPVHTWLPDAHVQAPTAGSMILAGVLLKLGSYGFLRFMMPMFPDASAQLMWLVFALSMVAVVYTSLVALVQSDMKKLIAYSSVAHMAIVTAGLFAFNQQGIEGALIIMLSHGVVSAALFFCVGVIYDRLHTREIDRYGGLAVNMPAYAIFFMLFTMASIGLPGTSGFVGEFLSLAGIYEASSWVAFVCTTGIILGAAYMLYLYRRVVFGELTKDDVKAMPDLNPREWAIMVPLAAVALWMGVYPESFLAPMRGDVTTVVARLAPSKPAGDAHLAMGKAKPAEADHGEAQHAGGVQ, from the coding sequence GTGGGTCTCCTTTCGCTGATGCTGGCGGTCCCGACGGTTGCCGCCATCGTCTGCCTGTTCGTTGGCGACAAACCGGCGCGCTGGGTCGCGCTCGGTGCGACGTTGATCGACCTCGCGCTGGGCATCCTGCTGTGGACGCGGTTCGACATCGGTGGTGCGCAATGGCAGTTCGTCGAACGCGCCGACCTGTTCGGCCGCTTTCAGTGGGCGCTCGGCATCGACGGCATCGCGCTGATGCTGATCATGCTCAGCGTCTTCCTGATGCCGCTGTGCATCCTTGCGAGCTGGGACGCGATCAAACAGCGCGTGAGCCTCTACATGGCGATGTTCCTGATCATGGAAGTCGTCATGATCGGCGTCTTCATGGCGCAGGACCTGTTGCTCTTTTACATCTTCTTTGAAGCCGGCCTGATCCCGATGTATTTCATCATCGGCATCTGGGGCGGAGCGAACCGCAAATATGCGGCGTTCAAATTCTTCCTCTACACGCTGCTCGGATCGGTGCTGATGCTGATCGCGATCATCGCGATGATCGCCGAAGCGGGAACGACCGACATTCCGACGCTGCTCAGCTACAATTTCCCGCCGGAAATGCAGACTTGGCTGTGGCTCGCCTTCTTCGCCAGCTTGGCGGTCAAGATGCCGATGTGGCCCGTCCACACATGGCTTCCCGATGCGCACGTGCAGGCGCCGACGGCGGGGTCGATGATCCTGGCGGGCGTGTTGCTCAAGCTTGGCAGCTACGGCTTCCTGCGCTTCATGATGCCGATGTTCCCCGACGCTTCGGCGCAACTGATGTGGCTCGTCTTTGCGCTGTCGATGGTCGCGGTGGTCTACACCAGTCTCGTCGCGCTGGTGCAGAGCGACATGAAGAAGCTGATTGCTTACTCGTCGGTCGCGCATATGGCCATCGTCACCGCTGGCCTCTTTGCCTTCAACCAGCAGGGCATTGAGGGCGCACTGATCATCATGCTCAGCCATGGCGTCGTGTCGGCTGCGCTCTTCTTCTGCGTCGGCGTGATCTATGACCGGCTCCACACGCGCGAAATCGACCGGTACGGCGGGCTCGCGGTGAACATGCCGGCCTATGCGATCTTCTTCATGCTGTTCACTATGGCGTCGATCGGCCTGCCGGGCACCAGCGGCTTCGTCGGCGAATTCCTCAGCCTCGCGGGCATATACGAAGCCTCGAGTTGGGTCGCCTTCGTGTGCACCACCGGGATCATCCTCGGCGCCGCCTATATGCTGTATCTCTACCGCCGCGTCGTGTTCGGCGAACTCACCAAGGACGATGTCAAGGCGATGCCCGACCTCAACCCCCGCGAATGGGCGATCATGGTGCCGCTGGCGGCCGTGGCGCTGTGGATGGGTGTCTATCCCGAGAGCTTCCTCGCGCCGATGCGCGGCGACGTGACCACCGTGGTTGCGCGCCTCGCGCCGTCGAAACCCGCGGGCGACGCGCATCTCGCGATGGGCAAGGCGAAGCCTGCCGAGGCCGACCATGGCGAAGCGCAGCATGCGGGAGGCGTCCAATGA